One Arachis hypogaea cultivar Tifrunner chromosome 18, arahy.Tifrunner.gnm2.J5K5, whole genome shotgun sequence genomic window, CAGTGATCCTCTGGTGTCAGACGTCAGCAAGAATAATACATAGTTGCTGCTAGAATTTGTCAAAAATACAGAGGAGAAAAAAAAGCATAAGATATTGTATCTACCCAAATCAGAAGCCTAAGAGCAgcagaaaaaccctaaaaacacctaTGGCCAAAAGAATTGCCAAACCTCCCTATCAAAATACAAAATTAGCATGTAAGATTTCTACtccataaattaaatcacacatggaCTACGACAACTTTCTCTTTTTGAATCCTTCCATGTTACCCTCGAGCATGACAAGATCATCTTCGTCATCAATTACTTGCAGTTCATCCTGGTGGTTCCTTGCCTCGTTACCCGGAGCATTTGGAACGTTGGTGAGTTTTCTCTTCTTGGTAGGACTAACTATGCTTATCTCATCTGATTCTACAGCTGGTACAGATGCGCCTGAGGTGCTTGCGCCGTTGTTAGCAGCAGGCTTGTCTTTGTTCTCCGGAGCTGACACATGTTGAGTCCATCCTGAGAGAACCATCGAATCAGGTTCTTTCTCTTCATCAAATTCCTCTCTAAACATGAAAAGGCCAACACAAAAAAGTAATAATTTTAGAACCAAAAGCAAAAGATAAATGACAAAAGGGCAATTAAGCTGTGTCCAACGAAGTAGTGTCGGCTCATGTATCCAACGAGAAAATACTGTGTTTGGTAATTGAAGACGAGAAAGAAAGAGGAATGGGAAAAAGGACTATAAGCATTAGATACACAATAATTCCAACTCAGAACACAGATCCAGGGTTTAGCAAAAACCTGTGCTTGATGTTAACATTGCAAACAAATTCCTGTTGCATATCCTCTACTGTAAGCATCGTTCCGCCAGTTACTGGAGACGGAAGCTCAGCTAAAACCtgagaagagaagaaaacaagctAAATAAGATATCTCTCATGTTGATTTCAAaccaaagacaagaagggtgcaTACCTTTTCAAGGTTGGCAGAGTAGATTGCAACCATGTCGTCCTCAACATCACCAGCTTCATAAAGAAGATTTGAGGAGTTCATAATAAGAGGAAGGTTCATCCCAAGCTTTGCCTTGACTATCTTTTCAACAAAGTCCTTCAACTTTGCGCGTTTTGTGTTTATTTCAAGCGATAAAGGTGTCTGTTTGCCACATACATGTTTGTGCGTAAGCATCTCTGTAAGAATGACTGACACTAGTCAAGAGGTGAGACATGAGAAGATTAGTCATACCTCAGAACAAACATAACAAGACTTGTTTGGTTCAAACGGCTCCACAGGCATCAACAGCATTTTCCTTGATGGATGTTCCAGACAATATGTCATTCTACAAGATGTCCAAAATAAGATTAACAAAAACATCAAAAAATTTATCGAATGCAATGCTAACTAGTAAGTTTCAATGAAGGTACAATAATGAACTCATTATTGAAAGTAAATAAGAACACATAATATAAGATAGCCTCCTAACAGAAACTACAGATAGAATGTAAAAAGCATGAGATACAAAGAACACAGGTAAAAATGAAAGAGCACTGCAGTTCCACTGTACATGTGTCAAAAGGGACTGCCATAAAGAGGGCTGTGTAAACAAATTGTCCGAAAGCTTGTGCGGAGCAAGCTTTTCCTATGCATTCTGCTCCAGCAAAAGAGGCATCATATAAAGCATTAAAGCATTACTATGCCACTCTAAGGATTAAGTACATCTCAGTAAAAATCTTATTCAGTCTAACAATGGAAACTGCACATTTTACTCCgttaaaacaaaatataactcGGTCTAAAAGCCAGcatgacttttttttattatttccaaAAAGGCaacacattttttttataatgtataaattttgttttcatttcacCAAAAGTTGTAAATAGGTACTAGGTAGCATTTTCCTCATCATTGATTAAAACTGCTTAACCTTAATGTACAGCCAAAATAAGATCTTCATTCTTTTCATACAGCAAATACCAAAGGAAGGTACAACGAACCCAAAATAATAATATGAAGGAACAGGAATCGCATTATACCTGTAACTTTTAATGTCGTTCTGCAGCACTTTGATTGTCTCAATGACAATCAACCCAGCAATAACAGCATTTGTTGTCGCAACAGCATGCACAATATTACCAGCAATACCTTTAGCTTCGAAAAGGCTGTACGGAGGGATGCCAAATGAAGCAGCCCGTATGTTTGCAGCTGCAGTAACAAACTCTACAGCTAACTGATCATCTTTATCAAAAGTCAGATTGCCAACATCctgatttaaaataaataaataaataataagaataaataaacATTACCAGCCCAGGCAAAAACATTCATATGGAGATGCATAGAGGATTATATCTTAACTAAATTAAGAAAAGCATCAAATCAAACCTTCCCCCTATGTGTGAAAAATAGTCTCAGCGCTTCGAGAAATATCCTAGAATTTTCCTTAAGACTCCATATATCCTGAGGGTTCTTCATGCCCAAAGATTTCATGGCAGAAACTGAAAATTCATCATCAAATGCACATTTTTTGTCTACATTCCCATTTGGTTGGGCCAGTTCATCGGACAAGATATCTTTGCTGTATATAGGTTTTGGTCTATTACGATTTTTCCATGTCTCTTCATTCGACAAAGCTAACTCAATGTTATACCCAAATACATGATCAAATATTTTCTTTCCATATTGTTCAATATCTTCATCATTTCTCCGTACAAAGACATCTTCTACATTTTCTGAGGAGCTGGCAGCATCACTTGAACGTACATTTAAATCATTGTCCTGATTCTTGTCACCAAATAACTTTGCAAAAAGTAGGTCCTTTGCCCACACAATACAGTGAACAAACTGCCAggaagaatattaaaaaaataaaatagatgaaAACATAACCAAAGGTATACGATTTGCATCAGTATCATCTCATAACTCTTAAGATATAACCAGTAACAGGCTCCAGATATCATGGCAAACAGTACCTACTTAATAACAATCTCAAGATTATTAAAATTATGGTAAACTTCCCATAGATGACCTTAGGACCTCTAGCttcatgttttcaaaatcttatgtTTCCTGGATACAAACTGTTATTAACCTAGGCAAAAGAAAATGATAACAAAAGAAGTACATAAAATCAACATATATAAAGCAACAATATTATCAATATCAAACCACAACACATAAAGAACCTTAATTCACATGTTAGAAGGCCTGTTCTACAATACGACTCACCATGAAAAGCATCCTAAAACCTAATCC contains:
- the LOC112770702 gene encoding SUMO-activating enzyme subunit 2 encodes the protein MASEAIKGAKVLMVGAGGIGCELLKTLALSGFRDIHIIDMDTIEVSNLNRQFLFRQSHVGQSKAKVARDAVLKFRPHINIQPYHANVKDPEFNVDFFKQFNVVLNGLDNLDARRHVNRLCLAADVPLVESGTTGFLGQVTVHVKGKTECYECQPKPAPKTYPVCTITSTPSKFVHCIVWAKDLLFAKLFGDKNQDNDLNVRSSDAASSSENVEDVFVRRNDEDIEQYGKKIFDHVFGYNIELALSNEETWKNRNRPKPIYSKDILSDELAQPNGNVDKKCAFDDEFSVSAMKSLGMKNPQDIWSLKENSRIFLEALRLFFTHRGKDVGNLTFDKDDQLAVEFVTAAANIRAASFGIPPYSLFEAKGIAGNIVHAVATTNAVIAGLIVIETIKVLQNDIKSYRMTYCLEHPSRKMLLMPVEPFEPNKSCYVCSETPLSLEINTKRAKLKDFVEKIVKAKLGMNLPLIMNSSNLLYEAGDVEDDMVAIYSANLEKVLAELPSPVTGGTMLTVEDMQQEFVCNVNIKHREEFDEEKEPDSMVLSGWTQHVSAPENKDKPAANNGASTSGASVPAVESDEISIVSPTKKRKLTNVPNAPGNEARNHQDELQVIDDEDDLVMLEGNMEGFKKRKLS